A genomic region of Rhodococcus pyridinivorans contains the following coding sequences:
- a CDS encoding proteasome assembly chaperone family protein, with product MDEQSRMYELEFPAPQLTSPEGEGPVLVHGLEGFADAGHAVRLATTHLRESLETELVASFAVDELIDYRSRRPLMTFKADHFSDYAEPELNLYALIDEAGTPFLLLAGAEPDLKWERFITAVRLLAEQFGVRRTIGLNAIPMAIPHTRPLAVTAHSTNKDLIAGHHRWSGELQVPAGVSSLLEYRMGQHGHESVGFSVHVPHYLAQTDYPAAAETLLTNVAEVGGLELSLQALGEAAARVREQIDEHIEDNAEVLGVVHALERQYDSYVAAQEQQTSPLPTDESLPTGEEIGAEFERFLAEYDRRGAGPGGDLPGPDDGRTGDGGFGEFDPDDGDDSAPR from the coding sequence ATGGACGAACAGTCCCGCATGTACGAGCTGGAATTCCCGGCTCCGCAGCTCACCTCCCCGGAAGGTGAGGGGCCGGTCCTCGTGCACGGTCTCGAAGGTTTCGCCGACGCGGGACACGCGGTGCGCCTGGCGACCACGCACCTGCGCGAGAGTCTGGAGACCGAGCTCGTCGCGTCGTTCGCCGTCGACGAACTGATCGACTACCGGTCGCGTCGGCCGCTCATGACGTTCAAGGCCGACCACTTCTCGGACTACGCCGAGCCCGAACTGAACCTGTACGCGCTCATCGATGAGGCCGGCACCCCGTTCCTGCTGCTCGCGGGTGCCGAGCCGGATCTGAAGTGGGAGCGTTTCATCACCGCGGTGCGGTTGCTCGCCGAGCAGTTCGGGGTGCGGCGGACCATCGGACTCAACGCGATCCCCATGGCGATCCCGCACACCCGGCCGTTGGCGGTCACCGCGCACTCGACGAACAAGGACCTCATCGCGGGGCACCACCGTTGGTCGGGCGAGCTCCAGGTGCCCGCGGGAGTGTCGTCGCTGCTCGAATACCGCATGGGCCAGCACGGGCACGAGTCCGTAGGCTTCTCCGTGCACGTGCCGCACTATCTCGCCCAGACCGACTATCCGGCGGCCGCCGAGACGCTGCTGACGAACGTCGCAGAGGTCGGCGGCCTCGAGCTGTCTCTGCAGGCGCTCGGTGAGGCCGCGGCGCGGGTGCGGGAGCAGATCGACGAGCACATCGAGGACAATGCCGAGGTCCTCGGCGTGGTGCACGCGCTCGAGCGGCAATACGACAGCTACGTCGCCGCCCAGGAACAGCAGACCTCTCCCCTGCCGACCGACGAGAGTCTGCCGACGGGTGAGGAGATCGGGGCGGAGTTCGAGCGGTTCCTCGCCGAATACGACCGGCGCGGCGCCGGTCCCGGCGGCGATCTCCCCGGTCCGGACGACGGAAGAACCGGCGACGGCGGATTCGGCGAGTTCGACCCGGACGACGGGGACGATTCCGCTCCGCGTTGA
- a CDS encoding hydrogen peroxide-inducible genes activator yields MTDQSYQPTLSQLRAFVAVATYRHFGTAAARLEVSQPTLSQGLAALENGLGVQLIERSTRRVLVTPVGARLLPYAEVVLDAADGFVDAAAGVSDGLSGPLRVGLIPTVAPYVLPEILPALDRAMPALSLQVVEDQTARLLDALRAGTLDVAVLALPADVSGVIEVPLYDEDFVLVLPTGHELAGRTDLSVSALDDAQLLLLDEGHCLRDQTLDLCRSIDARPALGDTRATSLSTVVRCVAGRLGITLVPASAVAVETARGDLEVAHFADPAPGRRIGLVFRSSSPRGVDYRILAETIRGCVPPTCRPVS; encoded by the coding sequence GTGACCGATCAGAGCTACCAGCCCACCCTCTCGCAGCTGCGTGCCTTCGTCGCGGTGGCCACCTACCGCCACTTCGGCACGGCAGCAGCGCGACTCGAGGTCAGCCAGCCCACCCTGTCCCAGGGGCTGGCGGCTCTCGAGAACGGCCTCGGCGTCCAGCTCATCGAGCGGAGCACCCGCCGCGTGCTCGTGACACCGGTGGGAGCGCGCCTGCTTCCCTACGCGGAGGTGGTACTCGACGCCGCCGACGGCTTCGTCGACGCGGCTGCAGGAGTGTCCGACGGACTCTCGGGCCCGCTGCGGGTGGGCCTGATCCCCACCGTCGCGCCCTACGTCCTGCCCGAGATCCTGCCCGCACTCGACCGGGCGATGCCGGCGCTGTCGCTGCAGGTCGTCGAGGACCAGACCGCGCGTCTCCTCGACGCCCTGCGCGCCGGAACCCTCGACGTCGCCGTCCTCGCCCTGCCCGCAGACGTCTCGGGTGTCATCGAAGTGCCGCTGTACGACGAGGATTTCGTCCTCGTCCTGCCGACCGGACACGAACTCGCCGGGCGCACCGACCTCTCGGTCTCCGCGCTCGACGACGCACAACTGCTGCTGCTCGACGAAGGCCACTGCCTGCGCGACCAGACACTCGACCTGTGCCGGTCCATCGACGCGCGACCGGCACTCGGCGACACCCGCGCGACCTCCCTGTCCACCGTGGTGCGCTGCGTCGCAGGACGATTGGGCATCACCCTCGTCCCGGCCTCCGCGGTCGCCGTCGAAACTGCCCGGGGAGACCTCGAGGTCGCGCACTTCGCGGACCCGGCACCCGGCCGCCGCATCGGACTGGTGTTCCGCTCGTCGTCCCCGCGCGGAGTCGACTACCGCATCCTCGCCGAGACCATCCGCGGCTGCGTCCCGCCGACCTGCCGCCCCGTCTCCTGA
- a CDS encoding aminotransferase family protein has product MGAIERDGAFVVSRGEGAYIWDDAGNRYLDATAGLWFTNVGHGRTEIGDAIAAQVAKLAHYSNFGDLTSEPAVELAERLAGIAPVPGSKIFFTSGGSDSVDSAAKLARRYWQEVGKPGKRLLVSREKAYHGMHVGGTSLAGIPVNGEGYGRLWEDTARVAWDDAKALLELIDSVGADSIAAFFCEPVIGAGGVYLPPDGYLAEIRDICRDHDILFVVDEVVTGFGRIGGSWFASSRFDLEPDMVTTAKGLTSGYLPMGALFVAPRVAEPFFAGDVWWRHGYTYGGHAAAAAAALANLDIIERENLLAEAARIERTLHEKLAPLADHPRVAEVRSGLGAVAAVQLADPSEALGFVKTLRQHGISGRAAGQGAMQISPSFVMTDEQITDLADGIAAALG; this is encoded by the coding sequence ATGGGCGCGATCGAACGGGACGGCGCATTCGTCGTGTCGCGCGGGGAAGGCGCGTACATCTGGGACGACGCCGGCAACCGTTACCTCGATGCCACCGCCGGACTGTGGTTCACCAATGTCGGTCACGGCCGCACCGAGATCGGCGACGCGATCGCAGCGCAGGTCGCCAAGCTCGCCCACTACTCGAACTTCGGCGATCTGACCTCCGAACCCGCCGTCGAACTCGCCGAGCGTCTCGCGGGGATCGCCCCGGTCCCGGGCAGCAAGATCTTCTTCACCTCCGGTGGATCCGACTCCGTCGACTCGGCGGCCAAGCTCGCGCGGCGGTACTGGCAGGAGGTCGGGAAGCCCGGCAAGCGGCTGCTGGTCTCGCGCGAGAAGGCGTACCACGGCATGCACGTCGGCGGCACCTCGCTCGCCGGTATCCCCGTCAACGGTGAGGGCTACGGCCGCCTGTGGGAGGACACCGCGCGGGTTGCGTGGGACGACGCCAAGGCGCTGCTCGAACTCATCGATTCGGTCGGTGCCGACTCCATCGCGGCCTTCTTCTGCGAACCCGTCATCGGTGCGGGCGGGGTGTACCTGCCGCCGGACGGCTATCTCGCCGAGATCCGCGACATCTGCCGCGACCACGACATCCTGTTCGTCGTCGACGAGGTGGTCACCGGCTTCGGTCGTATCGGTGGTTCGTGGTTCGCGTCGTCGCGATTCGACCTGGAGCCCGACATGGTCACCACCGCCAAGGGACTCACCTCCGGTTACCTGCCGATGGGCGCCCTGTTCGTCGCTCCGCGCGTCGCCGAACCGTTCTTCGCCGGAGACGTGTGGTGGCGCCACGGCTACACCTACGGTGGGCACGCCGCTGCTGCGGCGGCCGCGCTCGCCAACCTCGACATCATCGAGCGTGAGAATCTGCTCGCCGAGGCGGCGCGGATCGAGCGGACTCTGCACGAGAAGCTCGCTCCGCTGGCGGACCACCCGCGGGTGGCCGAGGTGCGCAGCGGCCTCGGTGCGGTGGCGGCCGTGCAGCTCGCCGATCCGTCCGAAGCTCTCGGTTTCGTCAAAACCCTGCGGCAGCATGGGATCTCGGGACGCGCGGCCGGTCAGGGCGCGATGCAGATCTCCCCGTCGTTCGTGATGACCGACGAGCAGATCACCGATCTCGCCGACGGAATCGCCGCAGCACTCGGCTGA
- a CDS encoding DEAD/DEAH box helicase: MLLPDLIPDPVDDDALFDAFTTWTTDRGISLYPAQEEALMELVAGSNVILATPTGSGKSMVALGAHFFALAAGKRTFYTAPIKALVSEKFFALCDVFGADKVGMMTGDASVNAGAPIICATAEIVANLALREGPDSDIGQVVMDEFHFYSEPDRGWAWQVPLIELPHAQFLLMSATLGDVTFLQKDLTRRTGRPTVEVSGSERPVPLTFSYSQAPIGEAIEELVTTHQAPVYVVHFTQAAALERAQALTSVNMCTKAEKEAIATALGDFRFSTGFGKTLSRLVRHGIGVHHAGMLPKYRRLIEKLAQDGLLKVICGTDTLGVGINVPIRTVLLTGLTKFDGTRTRQLKAREFHQIAGRAGRAGYDTMGTVVVQAPEHEIENVRALAKAGDDPKKRRKVQRKKAPEGFVSWGEGTFDKLIAASPEPLQSRFSVSNSMLLNVIARPGNCFDAMRHLLEDNHEPRPAQRKHILKAISLYRGLLQAGVVQQLDEPDEFGRRARLTVDLQRDFALNQPLSPFALAAIELLDVDSPTYALDVVSVIESTLDDPRQVLMAQQHAARGEAVAQMKADGIEYDERMELLEEITWPKPLVELLEPAFETYRGGHPWVSEFPLSPKSVVRDMIERSMTFSEMVSHYGLARSEGLVLRYLADAYRALRQTVPDAARTEELEDIIEWLGELIRQVDSSLLDEWESLTHPGVESDDQQIAFGVDSPRPLSANVRAFKVMVRNAMFKRVELASRRRWDELAALGDGLDAEDWEDLLELYFDEYDEIGTGPDARGPLLFTVEMGPELWRVRQTLHDPQGDHGWALIGEVNLRESDAAGEVVFDEFEIVEG; the protein is encoded by the coding sequence GTGCTGCTTCCCGATCTGATACCCGACCCCGTCGACGACGACGCGCTGTTCGACGCGTTCACCACCTGGACGACGGATCGTGGCATCTCGCTGTATCCGGCGCAGGAGGAAGCGCTCATGGAGCTCGTCGCCGGCTCCAACGTCATCCTCGCCACGCCCACCGGCTCGGGAAAGTCGATGGTAGCGCTCGGCGCGCACTTCTTCGCGCTCGCTGCCGGGAAGCGAACCTTCTACACCGCCCCGATCAAGGCGCTCGTGAGCGAGAAGTTCTTCGCCCTGTGTGACGTCTTCGGTGCCGACAAGGTCGGCATGATGACCGGCGACGCATCGGTCAACGCCGGAGCGCCGATCATCTGCGCGACCGCCGAGATCGTCGCGAATCTCGCGTTGCGCGAGGGACCGGACTCCGACATCGGCCAGGTCGTGATGGACGAGTTCCACTTCTACTCCGAACCCGACCGCGGGTGGGCGTGGCAGGTTCCGCTCATCGAGTTGCCGCACGCGCAGTTCCTGCTCATGTCCGCGACGCTCGGCGACGTGACCTTCCTACAGAAGGATCTGACCCGCCGCACCGGACGGCCGACGGTGGAGGTCTCGGGCTCCGAACGACCCGTCCCGTTGACCTTCTCGTACTCGCAGGCACCCATCGGTGAAGCGATCGAAGAACTTGTCACCACCCATCAGGCACCCGTCTACGTCGTGCACTTCACCCAGGCCGCGGCCCTCGAGCGCGCCCAGGCCCTGACCAGCGTGAACATGTGCACGAAGGCCGAGAAGGAGGCGATCGCCACCGCGCTGGGCGACTTCCGGTTCTCCACCGGCTTCGGCAAGACCCTCTCGCGTCTCGTCCGGCACGGTATCGGTGTGCACCATGCGGGCATGCTGCCGAAGTACCGGCGCCTGATCGAGAAGCTCGCGCAGGACGGGCTCCTGAAGGTCATCTGCGGAACCGACACGCTCGGCGTCGGCATCAACGTGCCGATCCGCACCGTGTTGCTCACGGGCCTGACGAAGTTCGACGGCACCCGCACCCGGCAGCTCAAGGCGCGCGAGTTCCACCAGATCGCCGGTCGCGCAGGCCGCGCGGGATACGACACGATGGGCACCGTCGTCGTACAGGCCCCCGAGCACGAGATCGAGAACGTCCGGGCCCTCGCCAAGGCCGGGGACGACCCGAAGAAGCGCCGGAAGGTGCAGCGCAAGAAGGCACCCGAAGGGTTCGTCTCGTGGGGCGAGGGCACCTTCGACAAGCTGATCGCGGCGTCGCCCGAACCGCTGCAGTCACGGTTCTCGGTGAGCAACTCGATGCTGCTCAACGTCATTGCGCGACCGGGCAACTGCTTCGACGCGATGCGGCATCTGCTCGAGGACAACCACGAACCCCGTCCGGCGCAGCGCAAGCACATCCTCAAGGCGATCTCGCTGTACCGGGGCCTGCTCCAAGCGGGTGTGGTGCAGCAACTCGACGAGCCCGACGAGTTCGGGCGCCGGGCCCGCCTCACCGTCGACCTGCAGCGCGACTTCGCGCTCAACCAGCCGCTGTCGCCGTTCGCCCTCGCAGCGATCGAACTGCTCGACGTCGACTCCCCCACCTACGCGCTCGATGTGGTGTCGGTCATCGAATCGACCCTCGACGATCCCCGTCAGGTGCTCATGGCGCAGCAGCATGCCGCACGCGGTGAGGCCGTCGCACAGATGAAGGCCGACGGCATCGAGTACGACGAGCGGATGGAACTGCTCGAGGAGATCACCTGGCCCAAGCCGCTCGTGGAGCTGCTCGAGCCGGCCTTCGAGACGTACCGGGGTGGGCATCCCTGGGTGTCGGAGTTCCCCCTCTCCCCGAAGTCGGTGGTGCGCGACATGATCGAGCGCAGCATGACCTTCTCCGAGATGGTCTCGCACTACGGCCTGGCCCGCTCCGAGGGGCTGGTCCTGCGCTATCTCGCCGACGCCTACCGCGCGCTGCGGCAGACGGTGCCGGACGCCGCGCGCACGGAGGAACTCGAGGACATCATCGAGTGGCTCGGCGAGCTGATCCGGCAGGTCGACTCATCGTTGCTCGACGAGTGGGAGTCCCTCACCCATCCCGGGGTGGAATCCGACGACCAGCAGATCGCGTTCGGCGTCGACTCCCCTCGCCCGTTGTCCGCGAACGTCCGCGCGTTCAAGGTCATGGTCCGCAACGCGATGTTCAAGCGGGTCGAACTGGCCTCGCGTCGACGCTGGGACGAACTCGCGGCCCTCGGCGACGGTCTCGACGCCGAGGACTGGGAAGACCTGCTCGAGCTGTACTTCGACGAGTACGACGAGATCGGTACCGGCCCCGATGCGCGTGGACCGCTGCTGTTCACCGTCGAGATGGGTCCCGAGTTGTGGCGGGTGCGTCAGACCCTGCACGATCCGCAGGGCGATCACGGCTGGGCGTTGATCGGCGAGGTGAACCTCCGCGAGTCCGATGCGGCCGGTGAAGTGGTGTTCGACGAGTTCGAGATCGTCGAGGGCTGA
- a CDS encoding LysR family substrate-binding domain-containing protein, which translates to MSEPTVQPFRLAYVPGVTPAKWVRVWNERMPDVPIELVPVEPTAGADPLREDVADIALLRLPLQRDGLSVIPLYTEVSVVVVPKEHVFAAVDEVSVSDLADETVLHPLDDVLDWVALPGEEAFERPATTEDAISHVASEVGVLVTPQSLARLYHRRDLTYRPVVDAPASQVGLVWVTDRTTDHVDEFVGIVRGRTANSSRGRSDSEPDAGSGGTSRRGERKGSTPKRRAPEPKTSRRAGTSARKRPGKPRRGRR; encoded by the coding sequence GTGAGCGAACCGACCGTGCAACCCTTCCGCTTGGCCTACGTCCCGGGTGTCACCCCCGCGAAGTGGGTGCGGGTGTGGAACGAGCGGATGCCGGACGTCCCGATCGAACTGGTCCCCGTCGAACCCACGGCCGGTGCGGATCCGCTACGCGAGGACGTCGCCGACATCGCGCTGCTGCGCCTGCCGCTGCAGCGGGACGGCCTGTCGGTCATCCCGCTCTACACCGAGGTCTCCGTCGTAGTGGTGCCCAAGGAGCACGTGTTCGCGGCGGTCGACGAGGTGTCGGTGTCCGACCTCGCCGACGAGACGGTGCTGCATCCGCTCGACGACGTGCTCGACTGGGTCGCCCTACCCGGTGAGGAGGCGTTCGAGCGGCCCGCGACCACCGAGGACGCGATCTCGCACGTCGCCTCGGAGGTGGGTGTGCTCGTCACGCCGCAGTCGCTCGCCCGCCTGTACCACCGCCGCGACCTGACCTACCGTCCCGTCGTCGACGCGCCCGCGTCCCAGGTGGGTCTCGTGTGGGTCACCGACCGGACGACCGATCACGTCGACGAGTTCGTGGGCATCGTCCGGGGACGGACGGCCAACAGTTCCCGTGGCCGCAGCGATTCCGAGCCGGACGCCGGGTCGGGCGGCACCTCGCGTCGTGGCGAACGCAAGGGCTCGACCCCGAAGCGCCGCGCGCCCGAGCCCAAGACGTCCCGCCGGGCGGGGACGTCCGCGCGGAAGCGCCCCGGGAAGCCTCGGCGTGGTCGGCGCTGA
- a CDS encoding alpha/beta fold hydrolase has protein sequence MVPPRARTLRPVPDNEPRIVFRTIHGYRRAFRLAGSGPALLLVHGIGDDSSTWQDVIPHLAEKYTVIAPDLLGHGRSDKPRADYSVAAYANGMRDLLSVLGIESVTVIGHSLGGGVAMQFAYQFPHMVERLVLVASGGVTKDVHLALRLISVPIVSEALRVLRLPGAMPVLRAAGAMLNRVNGSPLRPGALLHDTSDLVRVLGNLPDPTAYEAYLRTLRAVVDWRGQVVTMLDRCYLTENLPVQLIWGDHDSVIPIAHAYLAHSAMPGSRLEIFRGSGHFPFRDDPLRFLRVVENFLETTAPLEFDLDRWRRLLVSGVSESQISGGPETRMAVLGAMGSDERSAT, from the coding sequence ATGGTTCCACCGCGCGCCCGGACGCTCCGCCCGGTTCCGGACAACGAACCCCGCATCGTGTTCCGCACGATCCACGGTTACCGACGCGCGTTCCGCCTGGCCGGAAGCGGTCCCGCACTGCTGCTCGTACACGGAATCGGTGACGACTCGTCGACCTGGCAGGACGTGATCCCGCACCTGGCGGAGAAGTACACCGTGATCGCCCCCGACCTGCTCGGGCACGGTCGATCCGACAAGCCGCGGGCCGACTACTCGGTGGCCGCCTACGCGAACGGTATGCGCGACCTGCTGTCGGTCCTCGGGATCGAATCGGTCACGGTGATCGGCCATTCGCTCGGCGGCGGGGTGGCGATGCAGTTCGCCTACCAGTTCCCGCACATGGTCGAGCGTCTGGTGCTCGTCGCGTCCGGCGGGGTCACCAAGGACGTCCATCTTGCCCTGCGGCTGATCTCGGTGCCGATCGTCAGCGAAGCGCTGCGGGTCCTGCGACTGCCCGGGGCGATGCCCGTCCTGCGCGCTGCCGGCGCGATGCTGAACCGGGTCAACGGATCGCCACTGAGGCCCGGTGCCCTGCTGCACGACACCTCGGATCTGGTGCGCGTACTGGGGAACCTCCCCGACCCCACGGCCTACGAAGCGTATTTGCGCACGCTGCGCGCGGTGGTCGACTGGCGCGGTCAGGTGGTGACCATGCTCGACCGCTGTTATCTGACGGAGAACCTTCCCGTCCAGCTCATCTGGGGCGATCACGACAGCGTCATCCCCATCGCCCACGCCTATCTCGCGCATTCGGCCATGCCCGGTTCACGTCTCGAGATCTTCCGGGGCTCCGGCCACTTCCCGTTCCGCGACGACCCGCTGCGCTTCCTGCGGGTGGTCGAGAACTTCCTGGAGACCACCGCTCCTCTGGAGTTCGACCTCGACCGCTGGCGCCGGCTCCTCGTGTCGGGTGTGAGCGAGTCGCAGATCAGCGGTGGCCCGGAGACCCGCATGGCGGTGCTCGGCGCGATGGGTTCGGACGAGCGCAGCGCCACCTGA